A genomic stretch from Oligoflexus sp. includes:
- a CDS encoding LLM class flavin-dependent oxidoreductase translates to MTLKTPFSVLDLAMYPEGRTAADAFAATRDLAQHAEKWGYHRYWMAEHHNLEGIASSATAVLIGYVAAHTQSIRVGSGGIMLPNHAPLVVAEQFGTLATLYPDRIDLGLGRAPGTDQATMRALRKEAAAFPVDFADLIEELLFYFAPPQPGQKIRAIPGAGMDIPLWLLGSSHYSAQLAARLGRPYAFAGHFAPQEMLQAIRLYRAEFRPSRYLKEPKVMVGVAAVAADTDEKAEYLATSLYQRILTLIRGNLKPTPPPITSMQGLWAPHEEQVLRQMTTTMIVGGPARVEAGLRQLIDRTGADELIITSDLYAHEDRLQSFEIMAALRSL, encoded by the coding sequence ATGACTCTTAAAACACCCTTTTCCGTGCTTGATCTGGCCATGTATCCCGAGGGCCGCACGGCTGCCGATGCCTTCGCCGCCACGCGTGATCTGGCCCAGCATGCTGAAAAATGGGGTTATCATCGTTATTGGATGGCCGAGCATCACAACCTGGAAGGCATAGCCAGCTCCGCGACAGCGGTTTTAATCGGCTATGTGGCGGCGCACACCCAAAGCATTCGGGTCGGTTCAGGCGGGATTATGCTGCCCAATCATGCGCCCCTGGTCGTCGCCGAACAGTTTGGGACGCTGGCCACGCTTTATCCTGATCGTATTGATCTGGGCCTTGGCCGCGCCCCTGGAACCGATCAGGCCACGATGCGGGCACTCAGGAAGGAAGCGGCGGCCTTTCCCGTGGATTTTGCGGATCTGATCGAGGAGCTGCTTTTCTACTTCGCACCTCCTCAACCTGGACAAAAAATCCGCGCGATCCCCGGAGCCGGTATGGACATACCGCTCTGGCTCCTGGGTTCCAGCCATTACAGTGCCCAATTGGCTGCCCGACTCGGCAGACCTTATGCCTTCGCGGGTCATTTTGCGCCGCAGGAAATGCTGCAGGCCATTCGTCTTTACCGCGCCGAATTCCGTCCTTCACGTTATCTCAAAGAGCCCAAGGTCATGGTGGGCGTTGCCGCTGTGGCCGCCGATACGGATGAAAAAGCCGAGTATCTGGCCACCAGTCTTTATCAAAGAATCCTGACTCTCATTCGCGGCAACCTGAAACCCACGCCCCCGCCGATCACCAGCATGCAGGGCCTTTGGGCTCCGCATGAAGAACAGGTCCTGCGGCAGATGACAACGACCATGATCGTAGGTGGACCCGCCCGCGTTGAAGCCGGTCTGCGGCAGCTGATCGACCGTACGGGAGCCGATGAGTTGATCATCACCTCGGATCTTTATGCGCATGAGGATCGATTGCAGTCGTTTGAGATCATGGCTGCCCTGCGTTCTCTTTAA
- a CDS encoding nitric-oxide reductase large subunit, protein MNATRRLWFSLGTVVFLSFAVLGYYGWEIYRQAPPIPKQVVTTDGQLVFTADTIQTGQQVWQTTGGQELGSVWGHGSYHAPDWSADWLHREAVFILNHWAQANGQADFEALKADDKILLQERLKREMRTNSYDPATGILTITPERAAAIQANSDYYSSLFTGDPKMASLREAYAMKMVTVKDADRMAALNAFFFWTAWAAVTERPGQPITYTNNWPADKLVGNEPASSLLLWTGFSVILLLAGIGALSAYYASHNDEPKDVSELPRQDPLLALTPTPSMRATLKYFWVVTALIVVQIILGIVTAHYGVEGTALYGFPLAEILPYSVTRTWHLQLGIFWIATSWLATGLFVAPAVSGYEPKGQRLGVNFLFLCLLIIVVGSLAGQWFGVMQKLELGTNFWFGHQGYEYVDLGRFWQIFLAVGLFLWLFLMTRAIWPAFRSDREGRHLLALFLISSAAIALFYLAGLMWGQRSNLAVVEYWRWWVVHLWVEGFFEVFATVVIAFLFVRMGLLGVRLATQTVLFSTIIFLAGGILGTFHHLYFSGTPTAVLAIGSSFSALEVVPLVLIGFEAYHNLRLGRAAPWVQAYRWPIYCFISVAFWNLVGAGIFGFLINPPIALYYMQGLNTTPVHGHSALFGVYGMLGIGLMLFVLKGLAGRQIWKNGLIKFSLWSINIGLGLMILLSPLPIGFLQTLAAFDHGYWYARSAEFMQTPLLDTLRWLRVIGDTLFGIGILGLALFVLGLKTGWSTQVGTSDLPQEGVIRPVHV, encoded by the coding sequence ATGAACGCAACGCGCAGGTTATGGTTCAGTCTAGGCACAGTCGTCTTCCTTTCCTTTGCTGTGTTGGGATACTACGGCTGGGAAATCTATCGCCAGGCTCCACCCATTCCCAAGCAGGTGGTCACGACCGATGGCCAGCTGGTATTCACGGCTGATACGATACAAACCGGCCAGCAGGTCTGGCAAACCACCGGGGGTCAGGAACTGGGTTCCGTCTGGGGTCATGGTTCGTACCATGCTCCAGATTGGTCCGCGGATTGGCTGCATCGTGAAGCCGTGTTCATACTGAATCACTGGGCCCAGGCAAACGGCCAGGCCGATTTCGAAGCCCTCAAGGCGGATGACAAGATTCTGCTGCAAGAGCGTTTGAAACGGGAAATGCGCACCAATAGCTATGACCCCGCAACCGGGATCCTGACCATAACTCCCGAACGAGCGGCAGCGATTCAGGCCAACAGTGATTATTACAGCAGCCTGTTCACGGGCGATCCGAAGATGGCCAGCCTGCGAGAGGCCTATGCCATGAAAATGGTGACGGTGAAAGATGCCGATCGCATGGCCGCGCTGAACGCCTTTTTCTTTTGGACAGCCTGGGCCGCCGTCACAGAGCGTCCGGGACAGCCGATCACGTACACCAACAACTGGCCCGCGGATAAACTGGTGGGCAATGAACCGGCCTCCTCGCTCCTCCTTTGGACCGGCTTCAGCGTTATCCTTCTTTTAGCGGGGATCGGAGCCCTTTCCGCCTATTACGCCAGCCACAACGATGAACCGAAGGATGTGAGCGAACTGCCTCGCCAGGATCCTCTGCTTGCCCTGACGCCGACGCCCTCGATGCGGGCGACGCTTAAATATTTTTGGGTGGTCACCGCCTTGATCGTGGTGCAGATCATACTCGGCATCGTCACCGCTCATTATGGGGTGGAAGGAACGGCCCTTTATGGATTTCCCTTGGCGGAAATCCTGCCTTATTCTGTGACGCGCACCTGGCATCTGCAGCTGGGCATTTTCTGGATCGCCACGTCGTGGCTGGCGACCGGGCTGTTCGTGGCGCCTGCAGTTTCCGGCTATGAACCGAAGGGGCAAAGACTGGGCGTCAATTTCCTGTTCCTCTGTCTTCTGATCATTGTGGTCGGTTCCCTCGCCGGGCAATGGTTTGGCGTCATGCAAAAACTCGAACTGGGGACCAACTTCTGGTTTGGTCATCAGGGTTACGAATACGTGGACCTCGGCCGCTTCTGGCAAATATTCCTGGCCGTGGGTCTCTTCCTTTGGCTTTTCCTGATGACGCGCGCGATCTGGCCCGCGTTCCGCAGCGATCGTGAAGGACGACATCTCCTGGCGCTTTTTCTGATTTCATCGGCGGCAATCGCTCTTTTCTATCTGGCCGGCCTGATGTGGGGACAGCGCAGTAACCTTGCCGTTGTCGAATACTGGCGCTGGTGGGTCGTACATCTTTGGGTGGAAGGCTTCTTTGAAGTCTTCGCCACGGTTGTGATCGCCTTTCTGTTCGTCCGCATGGGTCTATTGGGTGTGCGTCTTGCGACGCAGACGGTCCTATTCTCGACCATTATTTTCCTGGCGGGCGGCATACTCGGAACCTTCCATCACCTTTATTTTTCGGGCACGCCGACAGCGGTGCTCGCCATCGGTTCGTCCTTCAGCGCGCTTGAAGTCGTGCCGCTCGTGCTGATCGGATTTGAAGCCTATCACAACCTTCGGCTCGGACGCGCGGCCCCCTGGGTTCAGGCCTATCGCTGGCCGATCTATTGCTTCATCTCCGTCGCGTTTTGGAACCTGGTCGGTGCGGGGATTTTTGGCTTTCTCATCAATCCGCCGATCGCGCTTTATTATATGCAAGGTCTTAACACCACGCCGGTGCATGGACATTCGGCCTTGTTCGGCGTTTATGGGATGCTTGGAATCGGGCTGATGCTTTTCGTTCTGAAGGGTCTGGCCGGTCGTCAGATTTGGAAGAACGGACTCATTAAGTTCTCGCTGTGGTCGATCAACATCGGCCTTGGTCTGATGATCCTTCTCAGTCCTCTGCCCATCGGTTTTCTGCAGACGCTGGCGGCCTTCGATCACGGCTACTGGTATGCGCGTTCCGCGGAATTCATGCAGACGCCGCTCCTGGATACGCTGCGTTGGTTGCGGGTGATCGGAGACACGCTCTTCGGCATTGGCATCCTGGGTCTGGCGCTTTTCGTGCTGGGTCTGAAAACGGGTTGGTCCACTCAGGTCGGCACTTCGGATTTGCCTCAGGAAGGCGTCATTCGGCCTGTTCACGTATGA
- the glgP gene encoding alpha-glucan family phosphorylase, translated as MTTVAKKLPKVAYLCMEYALKSHIKTYAGGLGILAGDYLKGAKEQNLPIVGVGIKWKQGYTGQKITGDGRVMDSYQNYPYDGLEDTGKTVKVQVRKRDITCRIWRAVGHGVSELILLDTDHPANGDAWITGQLYGWFGEERVAQEIVLGVGGVRALQALGIEPDVYHFNEGHAVLAALELIRQKREAGMTLAQAKVATRKQVVFTTHTPIKEGNESHPHELLQYMGANLGLSVEEMHEIGSTPFNMTIAALNLSRDANAVAELHGETARKMWEGVDLGPKITAVTNGIHRGTWVDPRMDQVKANPDKLWDLHMELKRDLIQFVHKRTGKKLADDKLLIGFARRAAPYKRSNLIFDCGPEVLKALEKGQFQIVFSGKAHPLDDTGKGIVQQIVKYSREMPENVVFLEDYDMDIGAALTRGSDVWLNNPRRPLEACGTSGMKAAMNGVLNLSILDGWWPEACEHGVNGWAIGDDVVPATVAEQDKRDAEFLASVLLKEVIPTYYNDHKKWVKMMQASIESITTRFSVETMLKDYYEKLYSPAK; from the coding sequence ATGACTACAGTTGCCAAAAAATTGCCCAAAGTTGCCTATCTTTGCATGGAATATGCTCTTAAGTCCCACATCAAAACTTATGCCGGTGGTCTTGGAATCCTGGCTGGGGACTATCTGAAGGGCGCCAAGGAACAAAACCTTCCGATCGTCGGCGTCGGCATCAAATGGAAGCAAGGTTACACGGGCCAGAAGATTACTGGCGATGGCCGCGTGATGGACTCCTATCAAAACTATCCCTACGACGGCCTCGAAGACACCGGCAAAACCGTGAAGGTCCAGGTCCGCAAGCGCGATATCACCTGCCGCATCTGGCGCGCGGTGGGTCACGGCGTCAGTGAACTCATCCTTCTCGATACCGATCATCCCGCCAACGGTGATGCGTGGATCACAGGTCAGCTCTATGGCTGGTTCGGTGAAGAACGCGTGGCCCAGGAAATCGTGCTCGGCGTGGGTGGCGTGCGCGCCCTGCAGGCTCTCGGCATCGAACCCGATGTCTATCACTTCAACGAAGGCCATGCGGTCCTCGCGGCCCTGGAACTCATTCGTCAAAAGCGCGAAGCGGGCATGACCCTGGCCCAGGCCAAGGTCGCGACGCGTAAGCAGGTGGTCTTCACCACGCATACCCCGATCAAGGAAGGCAACGAATCGCATCCGCATGAACTTCTGCAGTATATGGGCGCCAACCTCGGCCTCAGCGTGGAAGAAATGCATGAGATCGGCAGCACGCCCTTCAACATGACGATCGCCGCTCTGAATCTTTCCCGCGATGCCAACGCCGTTGCCGAACTTCATGGCGAAACCGCACGCAAGATGTGGGAAGGCGTGGATCTCGGCCCGAAAATCACCGCAGTCACCAACGGCATCCACCGCGGCACCTGGGTTGATCCCCGCATGGATCAGGTGAAGGCAAATCCCGACAAACTGTGGGATCTTCACATGGAACTCAAGCGCGATCTTATTCAGTTCGTCCACAAAAGAACGGGCAAAAAACTCGCGGACGACAAACTCCTGATCGGTTTCGCCCGTCGCGCCGCCCCATACAAGCGCTCGAACCTGATCTTCGACTGCGGTCCTGAGGTTCTGAAAGCCCTGGAAAAAGGCCAGTTCCAGATCGTCTTCTCGGGCAAAGCGCATCCCCTGGATGATACCGGCAAAGGCATCGTCCAGCAGATCGTCAAATACAGCCGTGAAATGCCTGAAAACGTCGTCTTCCTGGAAGACTACGATATGGATATCGGTGCCGCCCTCACCCGCGGTTCGGATGTGTGGCTCAACAACCCACGCCGGCCTTTGGAAGCCTGCGGCACATCCGGCATGAAAGCTGCGATGAACGGCGTCCTGAATCTCTCGATTCTCGATGGCTGGTGGCCGGAAGCCTGTGAGCACGGCGTGAACGGTTGGGCGATCGGTGATGATGTGGTCCCTGCGACGGTCGCCGAACAGGATAAACGCGATGCCGAATTCCTGGCCTCGGTCCTTCTGAAGGAAGTCATCCCCACCTATTATAACGATCACAAAAAATGGGTGAAGATGATGCAGGCCAGCATCGAAAGCATCACAACGCGTTTCAGCGTGGAAACCATGCTGAAAGACTATTACGAAAAACTCTACAGTCCCGCAAAATAA